From a region of the Tateyamaria omphalii genome:
- a CDS encoding valine--tRNA ligase, which yields MALGKFNASEAEARIYADWEAAGCFAAGANARTDAATYCVMIPPPNVTGVLHMGHAFNNTLQDIMVRWHRMRGFDTLWQPGTDHAGIATQMVVERQLMETQQPSRTALGREAFTRKIWEWKAQSGGTIRDQLKRLGASCDWSREAFTMSGAPGAPAGEDGNFHDAVIKVFVEMYNKGLIYRGKRLVNWDPHFETAISDVEVENNEVAGHMWHFKYPLAGGETYTYVEKDADGNVSLTEERDYISIATTRPETMLGDGAVAVHPSDERYAPIVGKLCEIPVGPKEHRRLIPIITDEYPDPTFGSGAVKITGAHDFNDYQVAKRGGIPMYNLMDTKANMRADGKPYAEEAAVAQAIANGDQDFDEAMIAAMNLVPDEYRGLDRFEARKRVVEDITAEGNAVMIPNPDYDAEAEADPDRRVGNLPTIPMVENKPIMQPFGDRSKVVIEPLLTDQWFVDTAKIVGPALDAVKNGDVKILPESGEKVYFHWLENIEPWCISRQLWWGHQIPVWYGPNRRFEDENGSRLLIHDFEKPVAFCGATFEEAAASAREYYRSSETPEPEMISEVASREDAAAGSIARSACLYRDPDVLDTWFSSGLWPIGTLGWPEDTPELAKYFPTSDLITGQDILFFWVARMMMMQLAVTDKIPFDTVYLHGLVRDAKGKKMSKSTGNVMDPLDLIEEYGADALRFSSAAMASLGGTLKLDTQRIAGYRNFGTKLWNAASYGEMRGTLDLPYSAEVPETKHPLNRWIKGEIAKARETVDQALTDYRFNDAASALYAFTWNTFCDWYLEFTKPIFDEGTPEEIAETKATYAWALDQCLILLHPIMPFITEELWGQKPRPKRLIHADWPTYTTDLVDAEADAELNWVIKLIEAIRSARAQMHVPAGAYVPCVVKGFEPDAKAAYDRNKALIHRFARLESLTEADDFPKGTVALAISGGSFGLPLADVIDVGAEIARLEKTLGKLAKELGGLRGRLKNPKFAESAPAEVVEETKANLALREEEEGKLNDALTRLKEL from the coding sequence ATGGCACTGGGCAAATTCAACGCATCCGAGGCCGAAGCCCGCATCTACGCAGATTGGGAAGCCGCGGGCTGTTTTGCGGCCGGCGCCAACGCGCGCACGGATGCGGCCACCTATTGCGTGATGATCCCGCCCCCCAACGTCACCGGCGTGCTGCACATGGGCCACGCCTTCAACAACACGCTGCAGGACATCATGGTGCGCTGGCACCGGATGCGCGGCTTCGACACGCTCTGGCAGCCCGGCACCGACCACGCGGGCATCGCCACGCAAATGGTCGTCGAACGACAGCTCATGGAAACCCAGCAACCCTCTCGCACCGCTCTGGGGCGCGAGGCGTTCACCCGGAAAATCTGGGAATGGAAAGCGCAATCCGGCGGCACCATCCGGGACCAGCTTAAGCGCCTCGGCGCGTCCTGCGACTGGTCGCGCGAAGCCTTCACCATGTCCGGCGCGCCGGGTGCGCCTGCGGGTGAAGACGGCAATTTCCACGACGCCGTCATCAAGGTCTTTGTCGAGATGTACAACAAGGGCCTGATCTACCGCGGCAAGCGGCTGGTCAACTGGGACCCGCATTTCGAGACGGCCATTTCCGATGTCGAGGTCGAAAACAACGAAGTCGCCGGCCACATGTGGCACTTCAAATATCCGCTCGCAGGCGGCGAGACCTACACCTATGTCGAAAAGGACGCGGACGGCAACGTCAGCCTGACAGAAGAACGCGACTACATCTCCATCGCCACCACGCGCCCTGAAACCATGCTGGGCGACGGCGCCGTCGCCGTTCATCCATCAGATGAACGCTACGCGCCAATCGTTGGAAAACTCTGCGAAATCCCGGTTGGGCCAAAGGAACACCGCCGCCTGATCCCGATCATCACGGACGAATACCCCGACCCCACCTTCGGCTCGGGCGCGGTCAAGATCACGGGCGCCCACGACTTCAACGACTATCAGGTCGCCAAACGCGGCGGCATCCCGATGTACAACCTGATGGACACGAAGGCGAACATGCGCGCCGACGGCAAACCCTACGCCGAAGAGGCCGCCGTTGCCCAAGCCATCGCCAACGGCGACCAAGACTTTGACGAGGCCATGATCGCCGCCATGAACCTCGTCCCTGATGAATATCGCGGCCTCGACCGGTTCGAGGCGCGCAAACGAGTGGTCGAAGACATCACCGCCGAGGGCAACGCGGTGATGATCCCCAACCCGGACTACGATGCAGAGGCCGAGGCGGACCCCGACCGTAGGGTGGGCAATCTGCCCACCATCCCCATGGTCGAAAACAAACCCATCATGCAGCCCTTCGGCGACCGCTCCAAAGTGGTCATCGAACCCCTGCTCACGGACCAATGGTTCGTGGACACCGCCAAGATCGTCGGTCCCGCGCTGGATGCGGTGAAGAATGGCGACGTCAAAATCCTGCCCGAGAGCGGCGAAAAGGTCTATTTCCACTGGCTCGAAAATATCGAGCCCTGGTGCATTTCACGCCAGCTGTGGTGGGGACACCAGATTCCGGTTTGGTATGGGCCAAACCGACGTTTCGAAGACGAAAACGGATCCAGACTTCTGATCCACGATTTCGAAAAGCCTGTCGCATTCTGTGGGGCAACTTTCGAGGAAGCCGCGGCAAGCGCTCGTGAGTACTACCGCTCTTCAGAAACGCCCGAACCGGAAATGATCAGCGAAGTTGCTTCGCGGGAAGACGCAGCGGCGGGCAGCATCGCCCGCTCAGCCTGTCTCTACCGCGACCCCGACGTCCTCGACACCTGGTTCTCCTCCGGCCTCTGGCCCATCGGCACCCTCGGCTGGCCGGAGGACACACCCGAACTCGCCAAATACTTCCCCACCTCCGACCTCATCACCGGCCAGGACATCCTGTTCTTCTGGGTCGCCCGCATGATGATGATGCAACTGGCGGTGACGGACAAAATCCCCTTCGACACCGTCTACCTCCACGGCCTCGTCCGCGACGCCAAGGGCAAGAAGATGTCGAAATCCACCGGCAATGTCATGGACCCGCTCGACCTGATCGAGGAATACGGGGCCGACGCCCTGCGCTTCTCCTCCGCCGCGATGGCCTCGCTTGGCGGTACGCTCAAACTCGACACCCAGCGCATCGCAGGCTACCGCAACTTCGGCACCAAGCTCTGGAACGCCGCCAGCTACGGCGAGATGCGGGGCACACTCGACCTGCCCTACAGCGCCGAGGTCCCCGAAACCAAGCACCCCCTCAATCGCTGGATCAAAGGCGAGATCGCCAAAGCCCGCGAAACCGTCGACCAGGCTCTGACCGACTACCGCTTCAACGACGCGGCCAGCGCACTCTACGCCTTCACCTGGAACACCTTCTGCGACTGGTATCTCGAATTCACCAAACCCATCTTCGACGAAGGCACGCCCGAAGAAATCGCGGAAACCAAGGCAACCTATGCCTGGGCGCTCGATCAATGCCTGATCCTGCTGCACCCGATCATGCCCTTCATCACCGAAGAGCTGTGGGGGCAGAAACCGCGCCCCAAACGGCTCATCCACGCCGACTGGCCAACCTACACCACCGATCTGGTGGACGCAGAGGCCGACGCCGAGCTCAACTGGGTGATCAAGCTGATCGAAGCCATCCGCTCCGCCCGCGCACAGATGCACGTCCCCGCGGGCGCCTATGTCCCCTGCGTGGTCAAAGGGTTTGAGCCCGACGCCAAAGCCGCCTATGACCGGAACAAGGCCCTCATCCACCGCTTCGCCCGCCTCGAAAGCCTCACCGAAGCCGACGACTTCCCTAAAGGCACCGTCGCTCTCGCCATCTCCGGCGGCAGTTTCGGCCTGCCGCTCGCAGATGTCATCGACGTGGGCGCAGAAATCGCACGGCTCGAAAAAACCCTGGGCAAACTGGCCAAGGAACTGGGCGGGCTGCGCGGACGGCTGAAAAACCCCAAATTCGCCGAAAGCGCCCCGGCCGAAGTGGTCGAGGAAACCAAAGCCAACCTCGCTCTGCGTGAAGAGGAAGAAGGCAAACTCAACGACGCACTCACCCGGCTCAAGGAACTCTGA
- a CDS encoding crotonase/enoyl-CoA hydratase family protein: MSDRVTITYENQIAHVRLTRADKMNAVDQAMIDAIIVAGQEVADSAARVCVISGEGKGFCAGIDVGGLGAMIGKDSNELLMPRTHGEGTTNQWQEVAMVWTRCPVPVIAAVHGVCFGAGMQLALGADIRIAAPDARFAVMEMKWGIVPDMGGMVLLPRLVRSDVLRRLTYTAEPISADKAEAWGLVTELADDPLAAAMELAQALTLKSPGALRAAKALIGYAETHAPEAVLLEESRVQAGLMGTPEQMEVVAAQIQRRAPVFEG, from the coding sequence ATGTCCGACCGCGTGACCATCACCTATGAGAACCAGATCGCCCATGTGCGCCTGACCCGTGCGGACAAGATGAATGCGGTCGATCAGGCGATGATCGACGCCATCATTGTCGCGGGGCAGGAGGTGGCGGACAGCGCGGCGCGGGTCTGCGTGATCTCGGGCGAGGGCAAAGGGTTTTGCGCGGGCATTGATGTGGGCGGTTTGGGGGCGATGATTGGCAAGGATTCCAATGAGTTGCTGATGCCGCGCACCCATGGGGAGGGCACCACGAACCAGTGGCAGGAGGTGGCCATGGTGTGGACCCGCTGCCCCGTGCCGGTGATTGCGGCGGTGCATGGCGTGTGCTTTGGCGCGGGGATGCAGTTGGCGCTGGGTGCCGACATTCGGATTGCCGCGCCGGATGCGCGGTTTGCGGTGATGGAGATGAAGTGGGGGATCGTGCCGGATATGGGCGGCATGGTGCTGTTACCCCGGCTGGTCCGCTCGGATGTTCTGCGCAGGCTGACCTACACGGCCGAGCCGATTTCTGCTGACAAAGCAGAGGCTTGGGGGCTGGTGACAGAGCTGGCCGATGATCCGTTGGCCGCTGCCATGGAACTGGCTCAGGCGCTGACGTTAAAGTCGCCAGGCGCGCTTAGGGCTGCCAAGGCGCTCATCGGATATGCGGAGACTCACGCCCCGGAGGCCGTGCTGCTCGAGGAGAGCCGGGTGCAGGCCGGGTTGATGGGCACGCCGGAACAGATGGAGGTCGTCGCAGCGCAGATCCAGAGGCGGGCACCGGTGTTTGAGGGGTGA
- a CDS encoding pyridoxal phosphate-dependent aminotransferase, with protein sequence MTDPRLTPIAASLPSSVPFVGPEAQERARNSAFDARLGANESVFGPSPRVAEAMVQTDIWKYGDPENHELRQALAAHHQIKSANIMVGEGIDGLLGYIARLFVAPGDHVVTSLGAYPTFNYHVAGYGGTLETVPYTVDHEDPAALFAKAKETQAKLVYLANPDNPMGTWHDGETLKKALDDLPQGTLLVLDEAYIDSAPTGTAPDIGPDDPRVIRMRTFSKAYGMAGARVGYAIGAAPLIDAFNKVRNHFGMNRAAQAGALAALQDQAHLASVLEQIATARTRIDRIARDNGLTTLPSATNFVAIDCGRDGAFAKAVLDGLIARGIFARMPFAAPQNRCIRISCGTQNDLDAFAAALPHALADANGG encoded by the coding sequence ATGACAGATCCCCGCCTGACCCCGATTGCCGCCAGCCTGCCCTCCAGCGTGCCCTTCGTCGGCCCCGAAGCCCAGGAACGCGCCCGCAACAGCGCCTTCGACGCGCGGCTCGGCGCCAATGAAAGCGTCTTCGGCCCATCCCCCCGCGTGGCCGAGGCGATGGTCCAGACCGACATCTGGAAATACGGCGACCCGGAAAATCACGAGCTGCGCCAAGCACTTGCAGCCCATCACCAAATCAAGTCTGCCAACATCATGGTGGGCGAAGGGATCGACGGCCTGCTGGGCTACATCGCCCGCCTGTTCGTGGCACCGGGCGACCACGTGGTCACGTCGCTGGGCGCCTACCCGACCTTCAACTACCACGTCGCAGGCTACGGCGGCACGCTGGAGACGGTCCCCTACACGGTCGACCACGAAGACCCCGCTGCCTTGTTTGCCAAGGCCAAGGAAACACAAGCAAAACTCGTCTACCTCGCCAACCCCGACAACCCGATGGGCACCTGGCACGACGGTGAAACACTTAAGAAGGCGCTGGATGATCTGCCCCAGGGCACCCTCCTCGTGCTGGACGAGGCTTACATCGACTCCGCGCCCACCGGCACCGCACCTGACATCGGTCCGGACGACCCGCGGGTGATCCGGATGCGCACCTTCTCCAAAGCCTACGGCATGGCGGGCGCGCGGGTCGGTTACGCCATTGGGGCGGCCCCGCTGATCGACGCATTCAACAAGGTGCGCAACCATTTCGGCATGAACCGGGCGGCGCAGGCCGGTGCGCTGGCAGCGCTGCAAGATCAGGCGCACCTCGCAAGCGTCCTCGAGCAAATCGCAACAGCCCGCACCCGGATCGACCGGATCGCCCGCGACAACGGGCTGACCACACTGCCCTCGGCCACAAATTTCGTCGCCATCGACTGCGGGCGCGACGGCGCGTTCGCCAAGGCGGTGCTCGACGGCCTGATCGCGCGCGGCATCTTTGCCCGCATGCCCTTTGCCGCCCCGCAAAACCGCTGCATCCGGATCAGCTGCGGCACGCAAAACGACCTCGACGCCTTCGCCGCCGCCCTGCCCCATGCGCTGGCAGACGCAAACGGGGGCTGA
- a CDS encoding substrate-binding periplasmic protein, whose translation MVLAPAQLLAQQPTVDQVVASHYPPLMIEGDEARPGYSVDVLREAARRAGRQIDLQFLPFQRAVHEVLTGKATLMPALFKGKTHDDQILWVTEFHRTSLNFASISGRIDTLDDARALPSIVVERGTTSENILAQLGFGNVHSTRSPEASANMLATGRADAWLLTDDMMRMTWGMLDMETPLSIGDTIRDIPVFIVASPTLPDDTRRAYLTAIDAMRADGTLERLLRRYVPAPQPP comes from the coding sequence TTGGTCCTTGCCCCCGCGCAGCTGCTGGCCCAGCAACCCACGGTCGACCAGGTCGTCGCCTCGCACTATCCCCCGCTTATGATAGAAGGGGACGAAGCGCGCCCCGGCTACTCGGTGGATGTGCTGCGCGAAGCGGCACGTCGCGCCGGTCGGCAGATCGACCTGCAATTCCTGCCCTTCCAGCGCGCCGTGCACGAGGTGCTAACGGGCAAGGCAACGCTGATGCCCGCGCTCTTCAAGGGCAAGACGCATGACGACCAAATCCTCTGGGTGACCGAGTTTCACCGCACCAGCCTAAACTTTGCCAGCATCTCGGGCCGCATCGACACGCTGGACGACGCGCGTGCTCTGCCCTCCATCGTCGTGGAACGCGGCACGACATCCGAAAACATTCTGGCTCAGCTTGGATTTGGGAATGTCCACAGCACCCGCTCGCCCGAGGCCAGCGCCAACATGCTCGCCACCGGTCGCGCCGATGCGTGGCTCTTGACCGACGACATGATGCGCATGACTTGGGGCATGCTCGACATGGAAACGCCGCTGTCCATCGGCGACACGATCCGAGACATCCCCGTGTTCATAGTCGCCAGCCCCACATTGCCCGATGACACGCGCCGCGCCTATCTGACCGCGATCGACGCGATGCGCGCGGACGGCACGCTCGAGCGGCTGTTGCGCCGCTACGTCCCGGCGCCGCAACCGCCCTGA
- a CDS encoding transporter produces the protein MSDDPDLEHALIDGTVMSVDQTASGAKGRPRRQAIGRVAGDRTGA, from the coding sequence ATGAGCGATGATCCCGACCTTGAACATGCCTTGATTGATGGCACCGTCATGTCGGTTGACCAGACGGCATCGGGTGCAAAGGGACGGCCTCGGCGTCAGGCCATCGGGCGCGTGGCTGGCGACCGGACAGGCGCATGA
- a CDS encoding pyridoxal-phosphate-dependent aminotransferase family protein — MTSSGKQVGGREYLAIPGPSVMPDAVLQAMHRAAPNIYAGEIVDIAASLVPDLRRVARTEGHVAMYIGNGHAAWEAALANTVAEGDTVLVPATGRFAHGWAEMAQGLGATPQIMDHGKREPWDLEQIADALRADSAHRIKAVLAVHVDTSTSVRNDVAALRAVLDDVGHPALLMADCIASLGCDRFEMDGWGVDVMVAGCQKGLMVPPGMCFVFFNDKADAVRRAMPRVSRYWDWAPRANPDEFFMYWNGTAPTHHLYGLRTALDMIHAEGMETIWTRHERLARAIWVACHAWGAEGPLELNVAEPAHRSCAVTALRLEAPQATALRDWTEARLGLTLGIGLGMAPPGDPAWHGFFRLGHMGHVNGQMIMGLLGGIEAGLTALGVPHGRDALGAAAAEIAKV; from the coding sequence ATGACATCATCTGGCAAACAAGTCGGCGGGCGTGAATACTTGGCCATTCCGGGCCCGTCTGTCATGCCGGATGCTGTCTTGCAGGCCATGCACCGGGCCGCGCCCAACATCTATGCGGGCGAGATTGTCGACATTGCCGCCAGCCTTGTGCCGGACCTGCGCCGGGTGGCCCGGACGGAGGGCCATGTGGCCATGTATATCGGCAACGGGCATGCGGCGTGGGAGGCGGCCCTTGCCAATACGGTGGCGGAGGGCGACACTGTTCTGGTGCCTGCCACGGGCCGTTTTGCCCACGGCTGGGCCGAGATGGCCCAGGGGCTGGGTGCGACCCCGCAGATCATGGATCATGGCAAGCGTGAGCCCTGGGACCTCGAGCAGATCGCAGATGCCCTGCGCGCTGATTCCGCGCACCGGATCAAGGCGGTGCTGGCGGTGCATGTGGACACCTCGACCTCTGTCCGCAATGACGTGGCGGCCCTGCGCGCTGTGCTGGACGACGTGGGCCATCCGGCGCTTTTGATGGCGGATTGCATCGCCTCGCTGGGCTGTGACCGCTTCGAGATGGACGGCTGGGGCGTCGATGTGATGGTGGCAGGGTGCCAGAAGGGGCTAATGGTGCCGCCCGGCATGTGTTTCGTGTTTTTCAACGACAAGGCCGATGCGGTACGCCGTGCCATGCCGCGTGTCAGTCGTTATTGGGACTGGGCGCCGCGCGCCAACCCGGACGAGTTTTTCATGTACTGGAACGGGACCGCGCCGACGCACCACCTGTACGGCCTGCGCACGGCGCTCGACATGATCCATGCCGAGGGGATGGAGACGATCTGGACCCGCCACGAGAGGCTGGCGCGCGCCATCTGGGTCGCCTGCCATGCCTGGGGGGCCGAGGGGCCGCTGGAGTTGAACGTGGCGGAGCCTGCGCATCGCAGCTGCGCCGTCACGGCGCTGCGGCTTGAGGCGCCGCAGGCCACCGCGCTGCGTGATTGGACGGAGGCGCGCCTGGGCCTGACCCTGGGCATCGGCCTGGGCATGGCGCCGCCCGGCGATCCGGCCTGGCACGGGTTTTTCCGGCTGGGCCATATGGGTCATGTGAACGGGCAAATGATCATGGGGCTGCTGGGCGGGATCGAGGCCGGTCTGACGGCGCTGGGCGTGCCCCACGGGCGCGATGCGCTTGGAGCCGCTGCAGCGGAGATTGCCAAGGTCTAG
- a CDS encoding TIGR04283 family arsenosugar biosynthesis glycosyltransferase: MPAPISVIVPTLNAEKALGACLEALMEGVDAGLIAELIVSDGGSEDGTVALADAWGAQIVTGAASRGGQLRRGAAAARAEWFLVLHADTCLAHGWTAAVGVHLGRGQAAYFRLGFDRGGKFVAGWANLRARLFGLPYGDQGLLIRRDHYARVGGYPDIPLMEDVAMARALRGDLVPLDAAAVTSAEKYRRQGWLRRGARNLWTLMRYFVGVSPERLAESYRR, encoded by the coding sequence GTGCCTGCACCCATCTCTGTCATTGTGCCGACCCTGAATGCCGAAAAGGCGCTTGGCGCGTGTCTTGAGGCGTTGATGGAGGGGGTCGATGCGGGGTTGATCGCGGAGCTGATCGTGAGTGATGGCGGATCGGAGGACGGGACTGTAGCCTTGGCCGATGCGTGGGGGGCGCAGATCGTGACAGGTGCTGCGTCGCGCGGCGGGCAGTTGCGCCGCGGGGCGGCGGCGGCGCGGGCAGAGTGGTTTCTGGTGCTTCACGCCGACACGTGTCTGGCCCACGGCTGGACAGCGGCTGTGGGTGTGCATCTGGGCCGTGGGCAGGCTGCGTATTTCAGGCTGGGCTTTGATCGTGGGGGCAAGTTCGTTGCCGGGTGGGCCAACCTGCGAGCGCGGCTGTTCGGCTTGCCGTATGGCGATCAGGGGCTTTTAATCCGGCGTGATCACTACGCCCGCGTCGGGGGCTATCCGGACATTCCGTTGATGGAGGATGTGGCGATGGCGCGTGCGCTGCGTGGGGACCTTGTGCCCTTGGATGCGGCGGCGGTGACCAGCGCAGAGAAGTACCGCCGGCAGGGCTGGCTGCGCCGCGGGGCGCGCAATTTGTGGACGCTCATGCGCTATTTTGTGGGCGTCAGTCCCGAGAGGCTGGCCGAGAGCTATCGCCGGTAG
- the ygfZ gene encoding CAF17-like 4Fe-4S cluster assembly/insertion protein YgfZ, with product MTHRHIFRLSGPDTHDFLQGLVTNDVDGLKDGLVYAALLTPQGKYMADFFLVPDGDAVLLDAHGDQADMLRQRLSMYKLRAKVTLEDTQLHLHRGLGDAPTDGFADPRHSAMGWRAYRDHPQTDDTTDWTALRVTHMIPETGIELTPDTFILEAHFEGLNGVDFRKGCYVGQEVTARMKHKTTLRKGLAPVRVEGDANPGTELKAGDKPAGTLLSRSGDRAIAYLRFDRAQGDLQAGAATVTRTD from the coding sequence ATGACCCACCGTCATATCTTCCGCCTCTCCGGCCCCGACACGCACGACTTCCTGCAAGGGCTCGTGACCAACGATGTGGACGGGCTGAAAGACGGGCTGGTCTATGCCGCACTCCTGACACCGCAGGGCAAATACATGGCCGACTTCTTCCTGGTGCCGGACGGGGACGCGGTGCTGCTCGACGCGCATGGGGATCAGGCCGACATGCTGCGGCAGCGGCTCAGCATGTACAAACTGCGCGCCAAAGTCACGCTGGAGGACACGCAGCTGCACCTGCACCGCGGGCTGGGCGATGCACCAACCGACGGGTTCGCCGACCCACGGCACAGCGCGATGGGCTGGCGGGCCTACCGCGACCACCCCCAGACGGATGATACCACCGACTGGACCGCGCTGCGCGTCACGCACATGATCCCCGAAACCGGGATCGAGCTCACACCCGACACCTTCATCCTCGAAGCGCATTTCGAAGGGTTGAACGGCGTCGATTTCCGCAAGGGTTGCTATGTGGGCCAGGAAGTCACCGCACGGATGAAGCACAAGACGACGCTGCGCAAAGGGCTCGCACCCGTACGGGTCGAGGGCGACGCGAATCCGGGAACGGAACTCAAGGCCGGGGACAAACCCGCAGGAACGCTCCTGTCACGCTCCGGCGACCGGGCCATCGCCTATCTGCGGTTCGACCGGGCACAGGGCGATTTGCAGGCAGGCGCGGCCACCGTCACCCGCACGGACTGA
- a CDS encoding class I SAM-dependent methyltransferase: MTLNKTLVFPAGMPHSLAYAKQAERDGRAVVGASSLNHDPAKPQYGAWAFLPYVTDPDFLTSLQGVVEAHSVSSIYTPNAVVWEMLEAALPRVLPDVSLVNSHPMRELEDTYKASNTFAQSLSDVDAPLFVPHARDLPPVFKLAAVYHHLEAIPGMCDHDKTRALFSIFQSAPRGDVVEIGSWWGKSAFLLAQLAQLNAVGPVLCVDPWDMENIVQNDAEGLVDAVDVDPASAFEIFLVNLLPYAQGRLNYLRHASVDAAPVYAASRQIESPEFGAVDYSGEISVLHIDGNHSEAAVRADVDAWCSMVKPGGWIVLDDYVWPYGDGPKVVGDAYLNARQDQIATSFVMGSALFIKLVG; the protein is encoded by the coding sequence ATGACCTTGAACAAGACGCTCGTTTTTCCTGCGGGCATGCCGCACTCGCTGGCCTATGCGAAGCAAGCGGAACGAGATGGCCGTGCCGTTGTGGGGGCGTCGTCCCTGAACCACGATCCGGCCAAGCCGCAGTACGGTGCCTGGGCCTTCCTTCCTTACGTGACGGACCCGGACTTTCTGACGTCGCTGCAGGGCGTGGTGGAGGCGCATTCGGTCAGTTCAATCTACACGCCGAACGCGGTTGTCTGGGAAATGCTTGAGGCGGCGCTGCCGCGCGTGCTGCCGGATGTGAGCCTGGTCAACTCTCATCCGATGCGCGAGTTGGAGGACACGTACAAAGCCTCTAATACGTTTGCGCAAAGCCTGTCAGATGTCGACGCCCCTTTGTTTGTTCCGCACGCCCGCGACCTGCCGCCGGTGTTCAAGCTGGCCGCCGTTTATCACCATTTGGAAGCCATTCCGGGCATGTGCGACCACGACAAGACGCGTGCGCTGTTTTCCATTTTTCAGTCCGCCCCGCGCGGTGACGTAGTCGAGATTGGCAGCTGGTGGGGGAAATCCGCATTCCTGCTGGCGCAGCTTGCGCAATTGAATGCCGTTGGCCCGGTTCTGTGTGTCGATCCGTGGGACATGGAAAACATCGTTCAGAACGATGCGGAGGGTCTGGTGGATGCGGTCGATGTTGATCCAGCGAGTGCCTTCGAGATTTTCCTGGTCAACCTGCTGCCCTACGCGCAGGGCCGGTTGAACTATCTCCGCCACGCGTCGGTTGATGCGGCACCGGTCTATGCGGCGTCGCGGCAGATCGAGAGCCCGGAGTTTGGCGCCGTGGACTATTCCGGCGAGATTTCGGTGCTTCATATCGACGGCAATCATAGCGAGGCGGCCGTCAGGGCCGATGTCGATGCCTGGTGTTCCATGGTCAAGCCCGGCGGATGGATTGTGCTGGATGATTATGTCTGGCCCTATGGGGATGGGCCGAAGGTCGTGGGCGACGCGTATTTGAATGCGCGGCAGGACCAGATTGCCACGTCTTTTGTCATGGGGTCGGCGTTGTTTATCAAGCTGGTGGGTTAA
- a CDS encoding GNAT family N-acetyltransferase gives MKIRATQHSDIAPLQVVLNDTGLFPSEMLPDMVQGFLSHDESVDIWLTCEAAGRPVGFCYAVPEPLADGTWNMLAIAVLPTEQGGGCGAAITKRLEATLRERGQRILIADTSGTDAFAQTRAFHCNNGYTEAARIRDFWAAGDDKIVFWKSLV, from the coding sequence ATGAAAATAAGGGCGACGCAGCACTCCGATATCGCCCCCTTGCAGGTGGTTTTGAACGACACCGGGCTTTTCCCGAGTGAGATGCTGCCGGATATGGTGCAAGGGTTCCTGTCACATGACGAGAGCGTTGATATCTGGCTGACATGCGAAGCAGCGGGCAGGCCGGTCGGCTTCTGCTATGCGGTGCCGGAGCCGCTTGCGGATGGGACATGGAACATGCTTGCGATTGCGGTTCTGCCAACAGAGCAGGGGGGCGGTTGTGGCGCGGCGATCACAAAGCGTCTTGAGGCGACGCTCAGGGAGCGGGGGCAGCGTATCCTGATCGCTGACACGTCAGGAACGGATGCGTTTGCGCAGACACGCGCGTTTCATTGCAATAACGGCTATACCGAGGCGGCCCGCATCCGGGATTTCTGGGCGGCGGGAGATGACAAAATCGTCTTCTGGAAGTCGCTTGTATAG
- the efp gene encoding elongation factor P yields the protein MPKINGNEIRPGNVLEHNDGLWAAVKVDHVKPGKGGAFAQVELRNLRNGSKLNERFRSADKVERVRLEQKDQQFLYENDGMLVFMDADTYEQIELPAELLGDRRPFLQDGMTIVVEFYDEEALNATVPQKVTCKIVETEPVVKGQTAANSFKPAILDNGVKVMVPPFVGQDEDIVVNTETMEYAERA from the coding sequence ATGCCTAAAATTAACGGAAACGAGATCCGCCCCGGAAACGTGCTTGAGCACAATGACGGCCTTTGGGCCGCCGTGAAGGTAGATCATGTCAAACCCGGCAAAGGCGGCGCCTTTGCACAGGTGGAACTGCGCAACCTGCGCAATGGTTCCAAATTGAATGAACGCTTTCGCAGCGCCGACAAGGTCGAGCGCGTGCGTTTGGAGCAGAAAGACCAGCAATTCCTCTATGAAAATGACGGCATGCTGGTGTTTATGGACGCAGACACCTACGAGCAGATCGAACTGCCCGCAGAGCTGCTGGGTGACCGCCGCCCGTTCCTACAGGACGGCATGACCATCGTGGTGGAGTTCTACGACGAAGAGGCGCTGAACGCGACCGTCCCGCAAAAGGTCACCTGCAAGATCGTGGAGACGGAACCGGTGGTCAAAGGACAAACGGCGGCCAATTCGTTTAAGCCTGCGATCCTGGACAACGGGGTCAAGGTCATGGTGCCGCCCTTTGTGGGCCAGGATGAGGATATCGTGGTCAACACCGAGACCATGGAATACGCCGAACGCGCCTGA